A stretch of Solea senegalensis isolate Sse05_10M linkage group LG10, IFAPA_SoseM_1, whole genome shotgun sequence DNA encodes these proteins:
- the gtf3c6 gene encoding general transcription factor 3C polypeptide 6 isoform X2 gives MNVPLGISKVYRLISSHHITLSMASCRTVDMEDEWEEEEQLVVVELSGIINNDFLSKSRGTCKILDIDSDRPMMQVGQYVFAGEYEDALGTCVLFEEGPQKEQADSVPDLKYMCHTVKKLMMQRIFLTERKEGETSAVGSSDVGGQRDSSCQTSQGEMGNHQWETEGNMDCIVLETSAEG, from the exons ATGAATGTTCCTCTGGGGATCAGTAAAGTGTATCGTCTCATTTCATCTCATCACATCACTCTGAGCATGGCCTCCTGCAG GACTGTGGACATGGAGGATGAATGGGAAGAAGAG gAGCAGCTTGTTGTGGTGGAACTCTCTGGTATAATCAATAACGACTTTCTGTCCAAGAGTCGGGGTACATGTAAGATACTG GATATTGACAGTGACAGACCCATGATGCAGGTGGGACAGTATGTGTTTGCAGGAGAATATGAAG ACGCTTTAGGAACTTGCGTGCTGTTCGAGGAGGGACCACAGAAAG AACAAGCCGACAGTGTACCAGACCTGAAGTACATGTGCCACACTGTGAAGAAGCTGATGATGCAACGAATCTTCCTCACcgaaagaaaagagggagaaacCAGTGCAG TTGGGAGCAGTGATGTTGGTGGACAGAGGGACTCAAGTTGTCAAACCAGTCAAGGAGAAATGGGCAACCACCAGTGGGAGACAGAGGGAAATATGGACTGCATAGTTTTGGAAACCTCAGCAGAGGGTTGA
- the gtf3c6 gene encoding general transcription factor 3C polypeptide 6 isoform X3 — MRCSSTLTVDMEDEWEEEEQLVVVELSGIINNDFLSKSRGTCKILDIDSDRPMMQVGQYVFAGEYEDALGTCVLFEEGPQKEQADSVPDLKYMCHTVKKLMMQRIFLTERKEGETSAGQLDGSTSVQVGSSDVGGQRDSSCQTSQGEMGNHQWETEGNMDCIVLETSAEG, encoded by the exons ATGAGATGCTCCTCCACACT GACTGTGGACATGGAGGATGAATGGGAAGAAGAG gAGCAGCTTGTTGTGGTGGAACTCTCTGGTATAATCAATAACGACTTTCTGTCCAAGAGTCGGGGTACATGTAAGATACTG GATATTGACAGTGACAGACCCATGATGCAGGTGGGACAGTATGTGTTTGCAGGAGAATATGAAG ACGCTTTAGGAACTTGCGTGCTGTTCGAGGAGGGACCACAGAAAG AACAAGCCGACAGTGTACCAGACCTGAAGTACATGTGCCACACTGTGAAGAAGCTGATGATGCAACGAATCTTCCTCACcgaaagaaaagagggagaaacCAGTGCAGGTCAGCTTGATGGTTCAACATCTGTCCAAG TTGGGAGCAGTGATGTTGGTGGACAGAGGGACTCAAGTTGTCAAACCAGTCAAGGAGAAATGGGCAACCACCAGTGGGAGACAGAGGGAAATATGGACTGCATAGTTTTGGAAACCTCAGCAGAGGGTTGA
- the gtf3c6 gene encoding general transcription factor 3C polypeptide 6 isoform X1 — MNVPLGISKVYRLISSHHITLSMASCRTVDMEDEWEEEEQLVVVELSGIINNDFLSKSRGTCKILDIDSDRPMMQVGQYVFAGEYEDALGTCVLFEEGPQKEQADSVPDLKYMCHTVKKLMMQRIFLTERKEGETSAGQLDGSTSVQVGSSDVGGQRDSSCQTSQGEMGNHQWETEGNMDCIVLETSAEG; from the exons ATGAATGTTCCTCTGGGGATCAGTAAAGTGTATCGTCTCATTTCATCTCATCACATCACTCTGAGCATGGCCTCCTGCAG GACTGTGGACATGGAGGATGAATGGGAAGAAGAG gAGCAGCTTGTTGTGGTGGAACTCTCTGGTATAATCAATAACGACTTTCTGTCCAAGAGTCGGGGTACATGTAAGATACTG GATATTGACAGTGACAGACCCATGATGCAGGTGGGACAGTATGTGTTTGCAGGAGAATATGAAG ACGCTTTAGGAACTTGCGTGCTGTTCGAGGAGGGACCACAGAAAG AACAAGCCGACAGTGTACCAGACCTGAAGTACATGTGCCACACTGTGAAGAAGCTGATGATGCAACGAATCTTCCTCACcgaaagaaaagagggagaaacCAGTGCAGGTCAGCTTGATGGTTCAACATCTGTCCAAG TTGGGAGCAGTGATGTTGGTGGACAGAGGGACTCAAGTTGTCAAACCAGTCAAGGAGAAATGGGCAACCACCAGTGGGAGACAGAGGGAAATATGGACTGCATAGTTTTGGAAACCTCAGCAGAGGGTTGA